The Porites lutea chromosome 7, jaPorLute2.1, whole genome shotgun sequence genome includes the window TAGTCGTAAGCCCAAAGGACTGATAAAATCTCTCCAGATCAACTGggtcattttgaaaaatggacGTCAATTATTCGGTTAGTTCTTCACTTAGGTCTTTCAAACAGGCTGTGTGAGGAGAATCTATAATTCAAGCGTTGAATAAAAGCTTAATTCAACGATCAGTTCATTTTCCTGGTTCCTATTACGCCTCTTCAGTGAAATCAAAAAGCTTAAAACGTACACAATTTCTTATAATAACCAATGCTACTACTTTACAGTGTGCCTATACCCTGCGAGTGCTTTCCCTAAGGAACAGTGTGCCGGGATCtagtcaaaaaaacaaaactcgaAGGTAGTCGTTGCAAATCACAAAAATACATAACCTTTATTGCAATTTGAATATTAATGCAGCTATGAAAAAAACTAATATTTCTCCGAGGGAAATATCGTCAGAAACATCACAGGTACAGGTTAAGGGCATGTCTCGTCAACTTCACCATCAACAACGACAACATTAACTTTTACAGCACTCATCCTTTCTTATGTCCTATAGTTCTACGCATATTAGCGCCAAATATAATTTTCAGATTGTTGTAGTTTTGCATTGTTTTACTGCGCTCTTCACAAatatgcgaattctgaagttcaaaagccaactgacgattgcgtttttcgctgccgtcaatcatcttaacggacctcttgggaaacaaaactttactttgacgggttcaaaaggtcaaggtttgtgatttgtgattggtggatttcgatccgttttgtgtgtttctgtgtttcaaggttcgttgcttgtgatcgtaattatgattgagggcagcgaaaaacgcaattgtgaaggcggttTTTGAACTTTacagttcgcatgtttgtgaaaagcgcagtgaAAGCTCTTTCATTTTGATTGACTTAAAATCTCCCGCCACACTTTCTCGACGAATCAGTGGCATAGCTAAAATCAGCCGTTCTGTCtgctcaactttttttttttagcaacaaGTTACAGGAGTTATACAGTTTGGTCGGTACAGTATGTTCCTGTTATACTTACATTCACAGCTCAAATTACACTCCTTGTTAAATTGTTTGTCAttacccacatataagaacctgcttgatcttgtttggctaaacaggttcttgtattttggggtattaaagtggcaaatttctgcTGCTTTTCGGCTGCTGTCATAAAAAGAACGTCATACTGGTTATTTATAATGGCAGTGCGCAGGCAAAATAGTGTAAAAGCTAAAATAACAAATATTTATCCAACTTTTATACATCATAAATGTTTTTTCctcttaaaaaaggaaaaaaatagaattcaTTGCTGCCTAGTTTAAGTTCATTTTAACAGCGGAGATTGATGGAGGAATCCCTTTAAAGTCAGGcataaaaaagggaaattgtTAATACTATATAGATAGTGTACGTTTAAATCTTTAGTTTGctctcggatcgaataaaaccCATACGAACTAATTGAGCTAATTGTTTGCACGCGTggcaaataaaactgaatttgattGTGCTGACAGAAATCATAAAAGAAATTGGTGTTCGACTATCCATGCTGGTTATTGGTTTGTTGCAAAATAGGGCCAGGTGAGTGCGTTTCCTTAGCTAATTTGATTGAACACCGGtccttaaaaacttttttgaaatCAGACCATCGACATGCGTGGTGCAGCAACAGCGCCAGCCTTAGCCCACACTCTACCCTACATACTTGAGCTATGTGGAAGCTCGTCTCCCCTCCCTCCCCGCTTAATTGCGCAGAGGTGGGTAGCAAAGATGCAAGAAAGGACCGCCAAAGCCGTGGCcagtgtaggagctgctcggaATGTCTCTCGTAATTGGTCGtaggaaacaatgacatgtcattctttcaattgttttagcATTGTTTGGGGTCAGGCGTAGGCACTATTGTGACTTCTtttccgagcagctgctacgTGACCCACGCTGTTGGCGATATTTCATAGCCGTGCGTACGCGTTTACTGGTCTGTGTCCTGAAGTCTTGgaagaaaagacaaattttcaTATACGTCACATACAATGTTAATCTTGCGCATATCAGGGAAAATAGTTATAAGTTGGGGAGCCATCTTAATATGCAAAGTCCTTTTGACTTCCCTGAACACTGAGATGAGGTCTAATGTCTGCCAACGCTTGGTCAGTAGCTCTAACGCTGTGGCTAGAGACAACTTTCTCTCTCTATGAAGCTTTAATTTAAGAGTTTCTTGGGGAATTTCTTTACATTGCCAAAGTCTGGAGTCCTCGGTATATTCTATCACTATCTTTATGTTGTTTGgaatttgtgccaatttttggctCAAAAGTTCTCGCGTTGGCTCCAAAATCTTTTCAATCGTTTCTTCGTCGTATAGCTTTTTACAATCCTCGACATAAAGTGCACAAAAAAGGGTTGCTTCCTCTcctacaaaaagaaacaaagaaataactATTGCTTCTTGTTTTTCATTGGAAAATGAAGATTGAGCCACCCTACAGCTAGGACACGATTGGTCAAGATGTACAAATTGTAttctaaacaaaaatattatttgattATCTTGTTAAACGTACTTCACTTCAATTATAGGCCGATAGTGTATTGATACCTCAAGAggagttttctaattttttaatcttttagaTCTTCAATTTCTGCAATTAAGAAGAGACTGCTGATattctgaatttttttcttgcactCAGAAATGATTGCGGTTGATTTTGTTAGAGACAGGTCAGGATAGTGTCTCCAGAGTAGATCTACATGTAGTTTTAATTAGTACGGTCGCCTTATTTAGAGCTCCTTGTTGAAGCCAAAAATGTGATTGGGTACAAACATGACAGACCTTTGATCAAATGAAATACGAATTGACCACAAATGTATTAAAGCCCTTAAATAGGCGTATACTGCTGCGCCTCTCGAATAAATGCAGTATATTCTATTTCCGATTTAAACGGAACAGCGCCGTATTTTCAAACAACAATGCATCCCttaataattttgatttttttgaacATTTAGAACGCTGATTATCATTGTTGATGTTATTTATTTAACCGTATATGGCCGTAAATGTCATAAAAGTCCGTGAAGCTCAGTTATTTAACCGACTGTCTCAGTTGTTGTGGCGAACTTTCAGTCTTCGGCGGAAGAGTGCGGTATTAAAAATGACTAATGAACACTAAGCTACGGAGAATAAAACTTGAAGTTTGTTTAACAGATATTGATTCAATTAATCATTTTAAAACCATATAGTCCAGTCAAATTGTGGTTTagcatcaaactaattgcaacagaattttctTCAACGCCATTTAATTGTTGGATGGCTATgtaacaacatactaaaaatccgccaaaatcggtTCGGTGGAATATGAGAAAAATTGAcaataaagattttcaactttcacCACGGGGCACCCAATTTCAGGAAGATCACAAATTCAGATAAAACATttgataattgtttttttttcctcaagaaTTTTCGATACAACATCGCCAATGTATTTTGGGTAGTTTTGGCTTAAAAACGCCGACTAAATGTGTGAGAAACACCTGGGTCAGTGTTTCGTCTTGACGGCTTTGCACAGGTTACCCAGCCACTCGTTTGTCTTCACACTCTGTTTCCCAagctgtaaattttttttttatgacggtatttaaaagggaaattattagtcAGTCTGTATTGATATGATTAAAAATAttagtaattttattttatttttttgcccaaTATCAGAAATGCAGAAagtatttttagttttacaGGCTTCTAATTTGTTTTATATCCTGCAGCATGGAATCAAATTTAGTGGCTGACTGATGGTGAACAGtttgatttgatattttgttcaccTTCAGTCAGCTACAAAATTTGCATCCATGCTGCAGGATATGTGCAACTAAATGTGTGCAACGGACGATAACTTTGTATCAGTACAAACTGTTTAACCTGTTCCCATTTTCTGTAATCGATTTTTGTAAGGTAGTTATGTTCAAACCTTGGACACAAAATGTGTGATCGAAatcagggatttttttttctcacgacaAGCGCAATCTCCTTTAGGATTATGACTCCGTACTTTACAATGTGAGTGAATAAATATTCTGCTAAGGACTCTGtctatttggtttttgctaGATCATAACGCTCTGCGCTTTTCATTGCACCTGGCCGAATCTGTTCTAAAGGAAATCCAGAAAACCAACGCAGtgtgattgttctttttttatcttcttcttgTAGGGAGGCTCAGATTTAGTTTAGTGTATCTGTgtgtttcatttgtattttctgcGGCAGCTCTTCATTTCTTGGTAAGAAGAATAAGATTAATTGCTCTCTGGTGTAAAGGCATTTATATTCcctccttgcatttcttttgtgagaacTGGCAACCTTGAAcctcaaacagtttttttttcgtccATTGGCAAATGAAGACCTCTTTTTTCTATAACAATCATGGGATTCTAAGCACctgaaaataattgcagtggTCAATGAAGGCGCGAAAGTACTGGACATATGTACGACATAAATGGGGGCTTGCCTGACTTAGCTTCTGATGTGTCACCTCTTTGTGCGGAACCCATGTTTCTCTTCGGATGAGCGTTGTGTAACACGTCAACTTACTGCAAGTTAACCTTCTGAGTTGCGTGAATTATGCTCTGCGTGGGGAATTTTCATTACTCCAGAGACTCTTACAATATATGTTTATACGCATTGTTTTGGCTACCCAGAGTTAATGTTTCCCTTAAAAACCAGCTTCCCTATCATACTATTTCGTTTTCTGGAAACAAACGTTTGCTAGATCCAAAGTTCTTATGCGATAAATGTTCCGTTAACCTTTGCGAAGATAACAACGCTTTTCCTTTAATGAAAAGGCATTTCCCTCTCATCAAATTCATAGGCACTGGAGCTTAACCTGTTCAAAAACTCTGCATTCTTGTGGGTCGTAAAGAATTAGTAAAACTATCCTCCCCTCCTCTccaattcacttttaacaacaagaaaatgaaaagtttcgaaaaagtaaaacttgtatATTTGAGGATGCTGGTACgttgacaaaaattaatgtataggtaaccgtaaaagccaaagCATCATCTTACTGGATTTTGAAAACGTGCCGAacgaaaattgcagtcttttcACTGAGAAAGAGACCAAAAGCCGAAGGAAAAATGAGCCCAAAAATCCTCctagaaaagaacaaggaaaggaaaaatagaaagagagAGGAGAAAGAAACgaggagaagaaagaagaacaatggctgcactcttagtttttatgtTGACTTCTTTGGAGATagttgttgaaagaaaaaactgtttgagGGGAGAGCTCTATTTTAGCTGTAACGTTATTCAAAAATTCAGctctgatatatatttttcttacccTTGCGGCTAACAGAAATCTGATAAAAAAGATATCTTTTAATGATTGAGTAACGgctttcatttttcagatttaaaACCAACAGTTCATTCTATTACACTGAAAGCCTCCTGTTGTTTTGGGGTTCCTTGAGTGGAACATGGGCTTCCTGTGCAAAAGCCAACCGCGTTTAATATTTATcccttttgaaaaaagaagCACTTCGTTTTTATCAGCGAAAACTAGGTAGCAGTTATTCTTTCTTGTTTTACTTTTCCATAAAAGTACCAAacacattttgtgcattttttgtttaaccgtataatttcaactaacgtgggtgccctgtgctaaaagctcaaaatgtttaacgcttaattttgacatgttccgCCAAACGGATTTTGGcagatttttagtatgttgctagATAGGCCACCCTTACTTAAATGACgctgaaaacaattctgttgcaattagtttgatgttgagcTTCGAAAACGCGTAGATTGACTGGAGTAATACTTTTCAGAATAATCGTAACTTCAAAGCAAGACTAGTGTAAAATATCTCGGATGAATACACTAAAATCACGCATTTTTCATGATACAGTAAATGGGGCAATTAACtgattttagaaatattttgccAGAAGGTTTTATTACAGTTGCGGtcaatttttattacatttgaaCGTTTtatgtactgtttaaaaaatgagCAGGAgggtattatcaggtttaaaactCGAGGCGAATGCGAGAGTTCTCAGTTTAAACCTGATTACAAACACTGGGAGtctttgaacggcttcaaaatatttgatatagatcaactcatccTTGCACTAATAATTAGACTTGGTCTAAAAAactggacgtaaagtttagccgtgtgcCGTCTCTTAATCAGATAttaagacactcattaaacattagtttcttttgttttttctttatgaattattaatgagtttttgtaCTCAATTATTTGTTATGACTTTTGTCAGTGGCTTTATTCACTCCTTAGTTTCCCTTCCTACAGACAACCAATTAGTTATAACGTGCATTTGTCAGGCACACAGTCTATAAACCAGAGGACAAAGAATCGCAAAAATACGAATAAAAGCGAAAATTCTTCCCCTCTTTGTCGTTATTGATAAACTCACCTTCATCGTGCGCCTGGTCAATCCATTTGTCCATAACAGCTGAGACAGCcatttgcaatttttctttctctgccTGTAGTACTCCTTGCAGTTCTCTCTGCTGCTTAATCTCCTCGTCAATTAATTCtatttttagttttctcttttctctttcctttgtCAACTCCTCTAGACTTTTTTTCATCGCTGGTTCCTCTTTGTAAAACGTGCTCAACAGTTGCTTGTTCGTATTTACAGCAGGTGgcatttttcgttttcttctgtACCAGCTTTGTGGTACCTTTTTTTCCAGAAGCTCTTTCAACATcgtttccttttcctttgctCTCTGCACTTTGTCGTCCTCCATCTCCTTTTGAAACCTCGACAGTGTTAAAGCTTCGTGAGAGAATTGTTCTGGAACTTTCGCTGTAACTTTAGTTACTTGGCTGTGTGAATTCAGGTGTTTAAAAAAAGATCCAATTTTTTCAACATCAGTATCGTCTACAGCAACACTGTGAGAACACTCGATAATCAGAACCTCTGCCTTGCTGTAAAATTTTGTTGGACGTTTATTGGTAATTAGCCACTTTCTCATTTCTTCCAGGGGAAGGGCAGGACGAAGTGTACGCCATTTTACTTTATCCAATAAGTCCACAAGGTCAAATAACTCCAACTCCTTAAAAACGTCTCTTAATAGCCTGACTGGAGTGTGGGGAAAAAATTCGCAAAGCTTCTCGGGGTCTAAATTCTTTGCCGGATCAAGGCCAAATAATTGAAGAAATCGCTGAAATACAGCTGGCTCGCTAGTCAGTCTGCCCGTTAGTTCTCCGGTCACTGCTTTACTTAGATCTTTTAAGCAAAGACTGGAGGTGAAATCTACGAGAAAGGACTGAAAGGTTAAAAATGTACCGGTAATATTTTCCAGTCTGTTTGAGAGAAATCTGTTCATTTGGCTACCCTGTTTATTACAAAGAGACCTGATTCTTTTCAATTTGCATACAGAGTAAAGTAATTTTTCAAACCCACATTATGGAGTTAGATTTATTTGCAAAAAGGCTGTTGGTACGACAAATGTAGACCGCTCATTGCTAATCTTTTAAAGGATTCCCCTCCAAGTCAATGATTTTGCACCCTGAACAAGGCAGCATCATCTTACAGCGaggttttttaaactttcaaatgaacaTTAAGTAGCTACGCTGCGCAGGAGGTTTTCAAATCTTTATTACACTAAAAGCAATACCGTCATTAGcagcacatacccgtataggccaCATATGTAGGTACTTACTTGGCTATATTTGTATATTGGCCTGAtgttttaccgtgtttaaataaaagagatgtgattttataaaacaactaagatagtacacgcgctctgattggccgagaggagtgtatgcttgagagtatgtaaacatggttgtgacgttaagatgttttgcttttcgcgtgCTAATCacgttcaaaactcgacaagtttactttatttacccattcctttgtCGGCCGAATCTTGGAAAAGCTTTACAAACAAgctgtgtcaattttgttttcgcTTAAGCCGACATTTTAAGctagaaaaatccgtattttgaaagcatctttttgcaaaacaagaactgattacgcgtgcaagacttcgtgtacaagactttgcgactggtaagaatttatcttttaatcagtgccataacaaagcGTTTTGCGTTTTGCGTTTTTCtttggaaagttattttatgaaagcaatagaaaacttttttcctgtgtttgcatagcctgatataaacactcaaggggttgggagaattcgagacagttatgcaaacccgagacgaagtcgagggtttgcataactgtctcgaattctcccaacccctctcgtgtttatatcaggctatgcaaacacggaaaacgtttcctattgcttaaataacGGAGTGCCCTTGCCCGCTCCCCGTCTGTTAGCTTCAGTTAGGATAAAATTATCTTACCACTAGGTTCTTCTATTCCAAATTCAGACGAAGCACCATGTGATCTCGATATTCCACTGTCGCTTGTTTCTGTTGTGAAGCTTTGTGTATCGGTATCCTTCGTCTGCTGTTCCAAATAACTCTGAATGTAGGCGGCTTTCTCCGTATCCTGCCACTCCTCCGTCTGTAGAACGGAACCTTCATACATGTGACAAGTTAAACTAATTAATGGAGAGGGAAATGCAAAGTTAGATGATCGTAAGGAAAAAAGATGGCGTTTTACTTGGAAATTGGGAATATAcgttaaaaaacgtgacttgacgaacatatttgattagttttcaaagtacagaattgttttctattccgttttgtttgtatagagcttgtttcacacatccgatttcttcaaatttgagttgcaatctatgtttatggtactttgatcaattggtccacttaaataaagaaattaatgcaaacttATATCGTCATAATCTCTGGGAGTACAGCTAAatgtttccactgttcatttgagtggcatttgacacctcaaatgacgttatctatcgaaacctgtattaggcggacaccctgtattaaacggacactacagcatttcccgagggtgtccgcttaatacaggttttacTGTAAAAAGAACGATTATGTAACAACTAACCACGGCCACGTAATAAAGAATGTATGGAAGACTGGGCCTAATCTCGGGTTAGTAACAACGAGGTCAAAGTGCCGTAGTTTTAAGAAAGTAGatgttttttcctgttttattacTGTGACTATTATTTTCGGATTGTTACTCACTTTCATCCCGGAAATAATTTTACCCGTTAAGTTTGAAAAATGTTCGTTCATCCATCTACACCGATGATGAACATGACTTCTTTCTTGACGGCATTGTGTAAGTTCCTTGAGTCCGCCGGAAGTGACTGAATTTAGACCAATCCGGGTTCGAAAGTGTCTCATGAATTACAAATGGAGCCCAGTCAGCAGAGGTCTATGAGGTGCCGACTGAACAGTATGGTTTTCCTTGGTGGCCTCCGTGTTATTTTCTTCTCCTAATCTTAGGCCCCGTTTTCATTGAGAAAACTTGTCCCGGGTAGAATTGTTACTCTCGTACCCGAACTACCCTGGGCGATCTAATGTTTCATATTTTTCCTTACAAAACCTGGCGAACCATTTATATATGACAAAAAAAGTTGGCGCGGCTAGAAGGGTGACTcgccggttattcttttgtgaTGGTTGGCTCAGTCTTCTAGCTGGGCCAAGTTTCTCCACTTAATcactttggctcgcccaacCAGGTCAACTCGGTCAAAGTACTAGTGAGAAAAGAAGAGCATGCACGAGCGCTGTAGATGGCCCAGGAATGGTTAAACCTTTTTGTCATATAACGCTCGCTTAACTTGAATCGGCTGGAAGTGCGACCCTCCTTTTCCCGGGACAACTTTTCTTCATCTCAACGGGGCCTTAGCACGCTTGCGGGTGAGGTTACGCTTGGTCTTGAGCCACTCTGCAGTTCTTCCCAGCTCTTAGGGTCTACGTCTAGGTTTCTGAGAGACACTTCCACtttaaatttaaacaataaatgTTAAGATGAAAAAGAGATTATACTAAACGACTTTgtacttaaggtggctcgactggaatTTTTTAGCGAGTATTCTTCCCCACTTTGAGCGTTTACCACGTCAGAATTAACAAAAATTTcggaaaaaggttaccacagctGCACTGTATTAAGATGATAATTAATATGATCTATGTTTTATTGACACCAgagttaccatggcaacataaagacgccattacgttttttacttgcctttgtatttctcggtactagggttttttttttctttcagaaatcgCCTAAGGGATTTTGTACCTCCCTTAGTTGCCTCGGTTGTGGCAAAgcttgaacaaattctatgagagcgttttggaAATAATTTGATACAAAGTTTTAAGGGTcatcaaaacagtgaataacaTGCTATCGACATAATTAGCTAATatctaaagaaaatgatgagGTCCGGAAATGCAgtttcatctcatagtggtttgatttcATCTGAAACTTtgtacgaaaaaagagggggatTGCTTTGGCCGATTGCGAGAACGAGAAATTTGATTAGCCCACGTTCGGCTGCTTTCTTTACCATTTTTGTATG containing:
- the LOC140944531 gene encoding uncharacterized protein, coding for MCRGKVAHRNEENMQDVHVFSLFEELEQNGFLGPDKLTTLKDLLKGLKEWSLFGHVKTFEIKRKEYNCLLERIIIDLDQLDCLEQLVAICSDRIPEERHSSIQDVRSLFKELEIIDSLGIDQLEVLKEIVTQKVKTDLLQKVVELEERRNQEDEFEWRKAQAAAIASSASSNLAGVLNIKTVFKVAAGGVFIASAYQLLRRGCTYDQLVTAVSTCVLPAGVKLIHIAEGSVILKVQAEDISALDTLWSSYTDGTLRTSLQALFITDEMRELADGEQLEVSVTIEQKEYETARKELINKEEDSYLNNNAFRAKGIKSTKQAQAAAIASSASSNLAGVLNIKTVFKVAAGGVFIASAYQLLRRGCTYDQLVTAVSTCVLPAGVKLIHIAEGSVILKVQAEDISALDTLWSSYTDGTLRTSLQALFITDEMRELADGEQLEVSVTIEQKEYETARKELINKEEGSVLQTEEWQDTEKAAYIQSYLEQQTKDTDTQSFTTETSDSGISRSHGASSEFGIEEPSDFTSSLCLKDLSKAVTGELTGRLTSEPAVFQRFLQLFGLDPAKNLDPEKLCEFFPHTPVRLLRDVFKELELFDLVDLLDKVKWRTLRPALPLEEMRKWLITNKRPTKFYSKAEVLIIECSHSVAVDDTDVEKIGSFFKHLNSHSQVTKVTAKVPEQFSHEALTLSRFQKEMEDDKVQRAKEKETMLKELLEKKVPQSWYRRKRKMPPAVNTNKQLLSTFYKEEPAMKKSLEELTKEREKRKLKIELIDEEIKQQRELQGVLQAEKEKLQMAVSAVMDKWIDQAHDEGEEATLFCALYVEDCKKLYDEETIEKILEPTRELLSQKLAQIPNNIKIVIEYTEDSRLWQCKEIPQETLKLKLHRERKLSLATALELLTKRWQTLDLISVFREVKRTLHIKMAPQLITIFPDMRKINIVCDVYENLSFLPRLQDTDQ